One part of the Neoarius graeffei isolate fNeoGra1 chromosome 2, fNeoGra1.pri, whole genome shotgun sequence genome encodes these proteins:
- the LOC132871540 gene encoding trace amine-associated receptor 1-like, which translates to MDNIISLDSLEEPLRCFSSLNTSCLKIDYPLHVRVLLYILFSTSSLLTIFGNLLVIITVVHFRQLHTSTNYLILSLAVADLLVGGIVMPPSMIRSVETCWYLGNTFCKIHTSLDVTLCTASIFNLCIISLDRYYVVCHPLLYHSKMTPTAIRLMIIVCWGFSSAIGSGMIFLELNILGNEFYYNNFLCEGACMILQDKAAAVLFPMFCFYIPAVIMLCVYGKIFCTAQRQARAIQSTDSQMTTAKEKASVSKLEKKATKTLAIIMGVFLTSWLPFIVCNCFNPFIGYSIPPILFDLFFWCGYLNSMSNPIVYAFFYSWFRHAFRVILSGGIFRANSSHTRLF; encoded by the coding sequence ATGGACAATATCATCAGTTTGGATTCATTGGAGGAGCCTTTACGTTGTTTCAGTTCACTTAATACCTCGTGTTTGAAGATTGATTATCCTTTACATGTTCGGGTTTTGCTCTACATCCTCTTTAGCACTTCTTCTCTTCTCACTATATTTGGAAACCTGCTTGTGATTATAACTGTTGTACATTTCAGACAATTACACACATCAACTAATTACCTCATTCTCTCTCTGGCTGTTGCTGATCTGCTTGTAGGAGGAATAGTGATGCCTCCCAGCATGATACGCTCTGTGGAAACCTGCTGGTATTTAGGAAACACCTTTTGTAAAATTCACACCAGTTTGGATGTCACTCTGTGCACTGCATCCATTTTTAACTTGTGTATTATTTCTTTAGACCGATATTATGTTGTGTGTCATCCGCTTCTGTATCACAGTAAAATGACTCCAACTGCCATTAGATTAATGATCATAGTGTGTTGGGGCTTTTCTTCAGCAATCGGGTCTGGGATGATATTTCTGGAGCTCAATATTCTTGGAAATGAGTTTTATTACAATAACTTCCTTTGTGAAGGTGCATGTATGATTTTACAAGATAAAGCAGCAGCTGTGCTGTTTCCTATGTTCTGCTTTTACATCCCTGCAGTAATCATGCTCTGTGTGTATGGGAAAATCTTTTGCACTGCACAAAGACAAGCTCGTGCAATTCAATCCACAGATTCACAGATGACGACAGCCAAAGAAAAAGCCAGTGTGAGCAAGTTAGAAAAGAAGGCCACGAAAACATTAGCCATAATCATGGGAGTTTTTCTGACCTCCTGGTTGCCATTTATCGTCTGTAACTGCTTCAATccatttataggatattcaattcCTCCGATTCTGTTTGATTTATTCTTCTGGTGCGGATATTTAAATTCAATGTCTAATCCGATCGTGTATGCCTTTTTCTACAGCTGGTTCAGACACGCTTTCAGAGTCATTCTGTCTGGGGGAATATTTCGAGCCAATTCATCGCACACCAGATTGTTTTGA